One region of Pseudomonas alvandae genomic DNA includes:
- a CDS encoding carbohydrate kinase family protein, whose protein sequence is MYLVCGEALFDFFSANDAGAPASQVNYKAIAGGSPFNVAVGLRRLGVESALFTGLSTDYLGRRLQQVLVNEGVNTQFAHDFDAPTTLAMVAVGANGSPHYSFRGEGCADRQLSLAHLPVLGPEVRGLHVGSFSLVVQPVADTLLALVQRESGKRLISLDPNVRLNPQPDIELWRSRIATLVRYADLIKVSDEDLNLLYPDRDPQEVIDGWLEHRCQLVFLTRGGQGATAFSRQHGVWSLPACPVTIADTVGAGDTFQAALIAWLTEHNLDSVEAVNSLEREHIDSMLAFAMGAAALTCGRNGPDLPYREQLN, encoded by the coding sequence ATGTATTTGGTGTGTGGTGAGGCGCTGTTTGATTTTTTCAGCGCAAACGATGCTGGAGCGCCAGCGTCGCAAGTGAATTACAAGGCGATCGCGGGTGGCTCGCCGTTCAACGTGGCGGTGGGGTTGCGTCGGCTGGGGGTCGAGTCGGCGCTGTTTACCGGGCTTTCCACGGACTATCTGGGGCGTCGCTTGCAGCAAGTGCTCGTCAATGAAGGCGTCAACACACAATTTGCCCACGATTTCGACGCGCCAACGACCTTGGCCATGGTCGCCGTCGGGGCCAATGGTTCGCCGCACTACAGCTTTCGTGGCGAAGGCTGCGCCGACCGACAACTGAGCCTGGCACATCTGCCGGTGCTGGGTCCCGAGGTACGCGGCCTGCATGTCGGCTCGTTTTCCCTGGTGGTGCAACCGGTGGCCGACACGCTGCTGGCGCTCGTGCAACGGGAAAGCGGCAAGCGCCTGATCAGCCTGGACCCCAACGTGCGGCTCAACCCGCAACCGGATATCGAGCTGTGGCGCTCGCGGATCGCGACGTTGGTGCGCTACGCCGACCTGATCAAAGTCAGTGACGAAGACCTGAACCTGCTGTATCCCGACCGGGACCCGCAGGAGGTGATCGATGGATGGCTGGAGCACCGTTGCCAGTTGGTGTTCCTGACCCGTGGCGGCCAGGGCGCGACGGCGTTCAGCCGTCAGCATGGCGTATGGTCCCTGCCCGCCTGCCCAGTGACCATCGCCGATACGGTGGGCGCGGGAGATACCTTCCAGGCGGCGTTGATCGCCTGGCTCACGGAGCACAATCTGGATTCAGTGGAAGCAGTGAATTCGCTGGAACGGGAACACATCGACAGCATGCTGGCGTTCGCTATGGGCGCCGCGGCGTTGACGTGTGGGAGGAATGGGCCTGACCTGCCCTATCGCGAACAATTGAACTAA